The following proteins are encoded in a genomic region of Nymphalis io chromosome 16, ilAglIoxx1.1, whole genome shotgun sequence:
- the LOC126774517 gene encoding uncharacterized protein LOC126774517 — MVRRANLNHCCNAQQLLMQTVAERSSDLAVIAEPYNVPDHSRWFGDVTGTVAVYWAGGEVVPPCSLLERGQGSWLSLADYEVYLDWLASCVRRCLPRPLIVLGDFNAHARTWGNPRDDPRGETLLEWAAVLDLRLVNRGSESTCVRWQGESIVDLTWSSPAAIRVLSGWRVAEVVVTLPDHRYIVLDVTLRRPERSTCRRDGNLPHRWSFKRLNRDFLEAAAIVTAWSENAEEVLSDSESESIRLRDTMTSVCDVSMPRTGRPKCRVVYWWSTHIAQLRESCLRARREYTEEEGKQLQTKKLKHTRRTSRNLGRLRSFLERAPRRTQQGSVWASIPYSVGQIAPVNAPTDGHLRSELSEKGDRSTLPSDPVKSLGLPAITGLVRRAGSYWAGA, encoded by the exons ATGGTGCGGaga GCGAACCTTAACCACTGCTGCAATGCTCAGCAATTGCTGATGCAGACCGTTGCGGAGCGGTCCTCAGATCTCGCGGTCATAGCGGAGCCCTATAATGTTCCCGACCACTCTCGCTGGTTCGGGGACGTTACTGGAACCGTCGCCGTTTATTGGGCGGGTGGTGAAGTGGTCCCACCTTGTTCCCTGCTCGAAAGGGGGCAGGGTTCGTGGCT GTCCCTCGCCGACTACGAGGTGTACCTGGACTGGCTTGCAAGCTGCGTACGCAGATGCCTGCCCCGTCCCTTGATCGTCCTAGGAGACTTCAATGCCCACGCCAGGACTTGGGGCAACCCCAGAGACGATCCGAGAGGAGAGACGTTACTCGAATGGGCGGCTGTTCTGGATCTCCGGCTAGTAAACCGAGgttcggagagcacgtgcgtaCGGTGGCAGGGCGAGTCTATCGTCGATCTCACATGGTCGAGTCCTGCTGCAATTCGCGTGCTGTCGGGATGGCGCGTCGCGGAAGTGGTGGTCACACTACCAGACCACCGCTACATCGTATTAGATGTAACTCTCCGTCGTCCCGAACGTTCCACCTGTCGTCGAGATGGCAACTTACCGCATCGATGGTCCTTTAAGCGGCTAAACCGAGACTTCCTTGAAGCTGCTGCCATCGTCACGGCCTGGTCAGAAAACGCCGAAGAGGTCTTGTCCGATTCAGAGAGTGAGTCGATTCGACTCAGGGATACGATGACGTCAGTCTGCGACGTTTCTATGCCCCGAACCGGCCGCCCCAAGTGCCGGGTAGTGTACTGGTGGTCGACGCATATCGCGCAACTACGCGAGTCTTGTCTTCGTGCGCGCCGCGAGTACACCGAAGAAGAAGGCAAGCAACTCCAGACCAAAAAGCTGAAGCATACGAGACGTACTAGTCGAAATCTCGGACGTTTGCGTTCGTTCCTAGAACGAGCTCCTAGAAGGACTCAACAGGGATCCGTTTGGGCGTCCATACCGTATAGTGTTGGGCAAATTGCGCCCGTGAATGCCCCCACTGACGGACACCTTAGATCCGAATTAAGTGAGAAAGGTGATAGAAGTACTCTTCCCAGTGATCCGGTCAAGTCCCTCGGTCTCCCTGCCATTACCGGCCTGGTCCGACGAGCTGGGAGTTACTGGGCAGGAGCTTAA